In Oscillatoria acuminata PCC 6304, a single window of DNA contains:
- a CDS encoding YdcF family protein yields the protein MKQKSRPQPTPPPLGNRGRGKKQKIVIGVTVSFILILGGFWAAQMIRLQSAAAGSVDAILVLGGSIQREIYVTQFAKQNPDIPIVISQGSASPCVQLIFDRDRAPNQNVWLERCAYSTFTNFTFSGELLKQWDVKKVKVITSETHLPRAKWLAQILLGAKGIAVEIEIVEEEGIPGNKEFWLKTALDVTRSLIWAIIDQFYSRECQQVERLSEIDITQWQPEDYECEHQGQLD from the coding sequence ATGAAACAAAAATCCCGTCCCCAACCCACCCCTCCTCCGTTAGGAAATCGAGGCAGAGGGAAAAAACAGAAAATTGTTATAGGGGTTACTGTATCTTTTATTCTCATCCTGGGTGGATTCTGGGCAGCCCAAATGATCCGTCTACAATCTGCTGCCGCTGGGTCAGTCGATGCGATTTTAGTCCTCGGTGGTAGCATCCAACGAGAAATCTACGTCACCCAATTTGCTAAACAGAATCCAGACATTCCCATTGTGATTTCTCAAGGTTCGGCCTCCCCTTGTGTGCAGCTAATTTTCGATCGCGATCGCGCTCCGAATCAGAATGTTTGGTTAGAACGATGCGCCTACTCTACCTTTACCAACTTTACCTTTAGTGGTGAACTTTTGAAACAGTGGGATGTGAAAAAAGTCAAAGTCATCACCTCCGAAACCCATCTGCCTCGCGCTAAGTGGTTAGCCCAGATTTTGTTAGGTGCAAAAGGAATTGCAGTTGAAATAGAAATCGTAGAGGAGGAAGGCATCCCTGGCAATAAAGAGTTTTGGCTAAAAACCGCATTAGATGTCACCCGCAGTTTAATTTGGGCCATCATTGATCAATTCTATTCCCGCGAATGTCAGCAGGTGGAACGCCTGAGTGAAATTGATATCACCCAATGGCAACCCGAGGATTATGAATGTGAACATCAGGGGCAGTTGGATTGA